The Brassica napus cultivar Da-Ae chromosome C7, Da-Ae, whole genome shotgun sequence genomic interval aaaaaaaaactacttattTCTTACATGTTTTAGTAACCAGTTTGCAAAATCTTTTTCTTTAAGCTTGATAAGATTGTTATCACTTATATCCGGATGATCAGCAATCATTCTCTCATCAAACAACCTATATATGAATCTCTTTTAGAAACACCAAAGTTTTAAGAAATTGCTCttgttaaaatataaagtaaatttaGATCTTACATACCTTTCAAATGGTCTTAACTGTTCGCAATTTAGCAACACATATGTATGTGCATGATGAAAGTCTTTTGTTTGAAGCCATATATCCTTCGCTTTACCGCTGCTTCTCCCGTGTTGGTAAAACATATCTGGAACATCACCAAGTTGGTGTGTGTATTGATCATCACCTCCATCATAGTGTCGATCTTCTGTTCGactctttgtttttatgtgcgaCTCAAAGTAATGAGAACAAAATGTTGAAATTTCTTCATTCACATATTGTTCCACGATTGAGCCCTCTACCTTAGCCTTAtttttgatcttcttcttgaGGTGGTACATGTATCGCTCGAAAGGATACATCCATCTAAATTGCACAGGTCCTCCAAGTTGAGCTTCATGTGGCAGATGAATTGGCAAATGCTccataacattaaaaaatgatggaggaaatatcttctcaagatTGCAGAGGACCATAGAAATATTCCGATGCAACATTGCAACACCATCTTTATGTAAAGTTCTTGCAGAAATATCCCGAAAAAATGAACTCACGcctgtaaaaaataaataatgattaTATTCTAGAAGTTATAGCATAGGATTTAAAACATCAAAAGCAATAAAAACTTAAACGTGTAACGTAGTTCTAGTATAACATGGAGATCAAGCACATTAATACTCTCACATTAAAAGGAATCTGAATTCTACTTAGAAAACAAAGCTGCGTGTTCTTAATCACAAAACATTAGTTTAACTatagaataataaattaataatatacttACCAGATAAAGCTTCATGTACAGATTTATCCAACAACTCAGCAAATGCAATTGGAAGTAACCGTTGCATTAAAACATGGCAGTCATGACTTTTCATTCCGGTTAACTTTCCCCCAGTTAGATCAACACAACCAGATATACTTGACGCATATCCATCTGAAAATTTAACATCTTCTTTCAGCCATTGAAGAAAAGTCTTTTTCTCATCAGCTTGTAATCTGAAAATTGGGACTGGAGCCTTTCCATCAGATGTTAAATGCAACTCTTTCCGGTTACAATACTCTTTCAAATCAAGTCGCGATTTGATATCATCTTTCGTCTTTCCTTGCACATTAAGTAACGTATTGATGATATTATCCCAAAAGTTTTTTTCGATGTGCATTACATCAAGGTTGTGACGAAGTTTATGAGATTTCCAGTAAGGCAACTCCCAAAAAATGCTCtgcttgtgccagttgtgagtATCACCATATCCTTGCAACCGTCTATGATTCCCTCCACAGTCAACTGTTTTGGGCAAACCGTTGACACTCTGCCACAGCTCTTCACCTGATAGCAAACGAGGTGGACAATCAGTCACATCCCTTCCTCTTATGAAATTTTTCTTGTTTCGCCGATAACTATGATCTAATGGAAGAAAACaccgatgacaatcaaaccaacttgtttttctaccattcttcagcTGAAATGCATTTGTCTCATCCATACAGTAAGGACAAGCTAACTGACCATGAGTGGTCCATCCCGAAAGCATACCATAAGCAGGAAAATCGCTTATCGTCCACATTAATACAGCTTGCAATAAAAACTTCTGCTTGGTAGAAATATCAAATGCTTGAACGCCGTTAGACCACAAATCTTTCAACTCATCTATCAGTGGCTGAAGAAAAATATCAAGACTTCTCTTAGGATGATTAGGACCAGGGACTAAAACTGTCAAGAACATATATTCTTGTTTCATACACATCTCTGGTGGCAGATTATACAGTGTCATTATAACAGGCCATAATGAATAATTATGTCATGACATACCAAATGGATTGAAACCATCTGTACATAACCCAAGATAAATATTTCTGGACTCTTTCGCAAAATCAGGGAATACCTCTTGAAAGTGTTTCCATGCTTCTCCGTCTGATGGGTGAGACATTTCTTTGTCCCTGGTCAagtgctcggcatgccatctcatgtGTACTGCAGTACTTTTTGACTGATACAATCTTTTAAACCTATCAGATATCGGTAGATAAAACATTTGGCGATACGCAACTCTTTTTCTTCCAAGCCTTTTAGTTGGACgaaatctatcttttttgcagaatcgacaagTTTCTTCATTTTCAGCGTCTTTCCAAAAAAGCATGCAATTATCTTGACATACGTCAATCTTGTGGTATGGCAAACCCAGAGAACGCATAAGCTTCTTCGTTTCATAGTAAGAATCCAAAGAGATATTATCTTCTGGCAAATATTCTTTCAATATTTGTGAAACTGAGTCCATACAGCTTTGAGGCAGATTATAATCTGTCTTCAAATTCATCAACCGTGCTGCCAAAGAGAGTTGTGAAAAGCCTTTCTTACATCCATCATATATTGGATGCTTTGCAGCCTCCAAAAGATCATAAAATCTTTTTGCTTCGGGATTAGGTTCTTCTTCCATGTTCTGAACATCTGAAATCATCTCCATATAAGgattttcttcttctgaatGATAATCATCTCTCAAAGTTTCTTCAGGCACGAAACTATTGTTGCCCAAAATATTGTAGTCTTCCCCATGAGAAATCCAAACCCAATAATTAAGCATAAACCCCCTGTTATATAGATGTCCAGAGACTGTTGTTTCTTTGCATAGTTTTCCATTCTCACATTTAATACATGGACAAAAAAGCTTCCCAGTCTCCAAAAACAGTGGCTGATTCATCGCAAACTTCATAAAATTCTCTAAACCTTGACAAAATTCTTCAGAAACTTCATTAGACGTTTGATTGATTCGCTTATACATCCAACTTCTCGAAGAAAAAATATCGCCACTAGAACTCATTGTGTTATTTAGAATTCACAAAACCATTCGAGATGTGATGGAAAATTTTGCAGAGGTGTGGAAAACGATGAAAACAAAGAAGATTTGTTTGTGACCTAAATATTTAGTCTATattattggattttttttaaatactatttaatcacaaaattacaaattagttgtattttataaactcacgtgtttttcatatttatgttttgaagtaaacatttttttgttaccATCAGGATAAATAGAATTCCTTATAggtcataaaatatttaacgtTAAAGAAGCCCAAATTATTAGTTTAGTTTATCCTCACGATAGAAACTATGCAATAGATATAATGACTttactaattttattatttgatgaTTATTTTAGAGAATCTCATGTTTACAGATATAAATAATGGCTTTTTGAAAGTGAGGGAAAATCTTTTGGAATGATCCAATAACTGTCCACTATACGATATTTGTGTGTTTAAAATCACGTGTttgataaaagtaaaaaaatttacgtttttttttaactttgtaaCCAAAATAGTCAGAAAATGCGATGAAGCTGCTTCACTTTTATAACACTTACTATCGTAattttaatcacaaaatataGTATAAATTAGTGACAAATTCTGGTCGCAAATATACTAGCAATTTGAACGACGAAATTTTTCGTTACTAATTTGTCATCAATTGTGACAttattttgttactttttaTTATGTCACAATATTATGACAAAATAGTAACcattttgtaacataataatttcGTCACAAATTTGTCAACAATTCGTCATAATATTATGACCAACTATTTTGACACAAAAATTGGTCACAATAATCACATTTTGTTGTAGTGATCTCATCGACAAGTGCAGAGATTTTGCCTAACCGTGACCTTCTAGTGGACGCTCACCAGAGATTAACTGGCGAGGTATTCCTTCTTCGTAGCCAGGTGTAGGACATGATGGCTCGCCGGGACCTACTAGTTCAGCAAGTGAAAGCCTCATCTAGATGGGAGCTTATGAAGGAATGGCTGGAGAGGCGTGTGGATCATTGGAATCCGGAAGAAGAGTATCGGCGTCATATGTTCCTGTCCGGAGGTCTTATCCATCAATAGGGGAGCTTCTCTCAGGCTGCAACCCCGAGATCTGTTGTGGGGTTACGATTCTCAGAGGGGCCCTCTTTCTGAAtgattctttttctttatctttATAGCCCTCCTTGATTTTATGAATAATGATGCTTCATGGTTTTTCCCCTTTATTTACTCCTTGAAGTTGCTTTGCACGCTCCAGTAGCGTTTTGCATGTTTCTTCTTTAAGAGAATATCTTTCCGCCTGTTTCTCGATCGAGGTGGGACTTTGTAGTCTATGATCCCTCCCTTTTCATAGGTTGAATGATGGAATCCAGGGAGATAGTCTATAAACCAGGAGGTTTCGAGCTAGAATATGGACTCTTGGAGTCTGGAGATTGATCTTGTAACTCGGAGGTTGCATGAGGACCCGAGGGTCGTCTGGGGACCCGAAGGTCGCGGAAGAGCCCGGAGGTTCTCCTGAAATCATTTTGGAGATCCGGAGATCTTTTCTCTGGATCCTGGGACCGAGACTTGAGCCCGGAGGCGGTGTAGGAATCCAGAGATTCTATGATAGATCCGGAGATCGTagttggaacccggaggtttttGAG includes:
- the LOC106408994 gene encoding uncharacterized protein LOC106408994 — encoded protein: MTLYNLPPEMCMKQEYMFLTVLVPGPNHPKRSLDIFLQPLIDELKDLWSNGVQAFDISTKQKFLLQAVLMWTISDFPAYGMLSGWTTHGQLACPYCMDETNAFQLKNGRKTSWFDCHRCFLPLDHSYRRNKKNFIRGRDVTDCPPRLLSGEELWQSVNGLPKTVDCGGNHRRLQGYGDTHNWHKQSIFWELPYWKSHKLRHNLDVMHIEKNFWDNIINTLLNVQGKTKDDIKSRLDLKEYCNRKELHLTSDGKAPVPIFRLQADEKKTFLQWLKEDVKFSDGYASSISGCVDLTGGKLTGMKSHDCHVLMQRLLPIAFAELLDKSVHEALSGVSSFFRDISARTLHKDGVAMLHRNISMVLCNLEKIFPPSFFNVMEHLPIHLPHEAQLGGPVQFRWMYPFERYMYHLKKKIKNKAKVEGSIVEQYVNEEISTFCSHYFESHIKTKSRTEDRHYDGGDDQYTHQLGDVPDMFYQHGRSSGKAKDIWLQTKDFHHAHTYVLLNCEQLRPFERLFDERMIADHPDISDNNLIKLKEKDFANWLLKHVEDNCADKSYPNWLQSLAHGPMGTVSSGLSDEPDFYGIIRDIIELHYHGPVELKVVVFFCDWYDSTSGRGIRRNKSGIIDVNVTKRYGKYDPFILASQADQVCYVPYPRVTRKREQQWEAAIVIQPRGKVLVDGNLDFTAMQSENDSPIINVDSVEVETLTNLHGQVEDLDDVNVNDESGSDDEDGNSDIEVTDEDSE